The Bradyrhizobium sp. WBAH42 genome includes a window with the following:
- a CDS encoding gamma-glutamyl-gamma-aminobutyrate hydrolase family protein — protein sequence MRKPVVGVIGNSYRVENRFQVQMVGERNLRAVAEVSGGLPLMFAGSPDITDIPALLDTVDGIILTGARANVHPTRFNVDPCEKHEPYDIHRDEVALALSVACVARGIPLFGICRGLQEMNVAFGGSLHPEIREIPGRMNHRMPRLENGDIHPDPTVVFADRHDVDLTPGGAFATILGCEKIRVNSLHGQGILDPGKRVLIEGIAEDGTIEAIRIAEAPSFALGVQWHAEYDPQHNPINRKLFEAFGEALVTRQKAAA from the coding sequence ATGAGAAAGCCGGTCGTCGGCGTGATCGGGAATTCCTATCGCGTCGAAAATCGATTTCAGGTCCAGATGGTTGGCGAGCGAAACCTGCGCGCCGTGGCCGAAGTCTCCGGCGGCTTGCCGCTGATGTTCGCGGGCTCGCCCGACATCACCGATATCCCGGCGCTGCTCGATACCGTGGATGGCATCATCCTGACCGGCGCCCGGGCCAACGTTCACCCGACCCGCTTCAACGTCGATCCCTGCGAGAAGCACGAGCCCTACGACATCCACCGCGACGAGGTCGCGCTGGCCCTTTCGGTCGCCTGTGTCGCCCGCGGCATTCCGCTGTTCGGCATTTGCCGCGGCCTGCAGGAGATGAACGTCGCCTTCGGCGGCTCGCTGCATCCCGAGATCCGCGAGATCCCCGGCCGCATGAACCACCGCATGCCCAGGCTCGAGAACGGCGATATCCATCCCGATCCGACCGTGGTGTTCGCCGATCGTCACGACGTCGACCTGACGCCTGGCGGCGCCTTCGCGACGATTCTCGGCTGCGAGAAGATCCGGGTCAATTCGCTGCACGGGCAGGGCATCCTCGATCCCGGCAAGCGCGTGCTGATCGAAGGCATCGCCGAGGACGGCACCATCGAGGCGATCCGCATCGCCGAAGCCCCGAGCTTTGCTCTCGGCGTGCAATGGCACGCGGAGTACGACCCGCAGCACAATCCGATCAACCGCAAGCTGTTCGAGGCCTTCGGCGAAGCGCTGGTGACACGGCAAAAGGCGGCGGCGTAG
- a CDS encoding AI-2E family transporter, whose product MTFPADERPRARADLARDQAWAIAVGGIGVVLFTALLAFTWFFATTVLLIFTGMLLGLGLNALVNALGRRVHLPHTMRLAIVCVALALLLAGVAYLGGATIAEQASLLSKTIKSQITNVRSLLENHGIDTSFFDLGNAAADSATNASSETTPAPATPSRAPLPSAGALASSGGAIVSQTLKLLLGTIHGVGNIFIVLFLGLAFAAQPKVYHDGLLFLAPARHRTRVAIVIDRIAETLERWLIAQIIVMIAVGAVTWIGLAVIGIPGAFILGIQAGLLAFIPTVGAIIAGVIVVLASLASGWIPALSAFLLFMGVHAMESYVLTPILQRQALDIPPATLFAFQILLGVVFGIWGLALALPLVAIAKVMIDHVKTYEAPPLAEAA is encoded by the coding sequence GTGACCTTTCCTGCAGATGAACGACCCCGCGCCCGTGCCGACCTCGCGCGGGATCAGGCCTGGGCGATCGCGGTCGGCGGCATCGGCGTCGTGCTGTTCACCGCGCTGCTCGCCTTCACCTGGTTTTTTGCGACCACCGTGCTGCTGATCTTCACCGGCATGCTGCTCGGCCTCGGTCTCAACGCGCTGGTCAATGCGCTCGGTCGGCGGGTCCACCTGCCTCACACGATGCGGCTTGCAATCGTCTGCGTCGCCCTCGCTCTGCTGCTTGCGGGCGTCGCCTATCTCGGCGGCGCCACCATTGCCGAACAGGCCTCGCTCCTGAGCAAGACCATCAAGTCGCAGATCACCAATGTCAGGTCCTTGCTCGAGAACCACGGCATCGACACCAGCTTCTTCGATCTCGGCAACGCTGCGGCGGACTCCGCGACCAACGCGTCCTCGGAGACGACGCCCGCGCCGGCAACGCCCTCGCGCGCTCCCCTGCCTAGCGCCGGCGCGCTCGCCTCCAGCGGCGGCGCGATCGTGAGCCAGACCCTCAAGCTGCTGCTCGGCACCATTCACGGCGTGGGCAACATCTTCATCGTTCTGTTCCTGGGCCTTGCCTTCGCCGCCCAGCCCAAAGTCTATCATGACGGCCTGCTGTTCCTGGCACCGGCGCGGCACCGTACCCGTGTCGCCATCGTCATCGACCGTATCGCGGAGACGCTGGAGCGCTGGCTGATCGCCCAGATCATCGTCATGATCGCGGTCGGTGCCGTGACCTGGATCGGACTTGCCGTCATCGGCATCCCCGGCGCGTTCATCTTAGGGATTCAGGCGGGCCTGCTCGCCTTCATCCCCACGGTGGGAGCCATCATCGCCGGCGTCATTGTGGTGCTGGCGAGCCTCGCCTCGGGATGGATTCCCGCCTTGTCGGCGTTTCTGCTCTTCATGGGCGTGCACGCCATGGAAAGCTACGTGCTGACGCCGATCCTGCAGCGCCAGGCGCTCGACATCCCGCCGGCCACGCTGTTCGCGTTCCAGATCCTGCTCGGCGTCGTCTTCGGCATCTGGGGCCTCGCGCTGGCGCTCCCGCTGGTCGCCATCGCCAAGGTCATGATCGACCATGTCAAGACGTATGAGGCGCCGCCTCTGGCGGAGGCGGCCTGA
- a CDS encoding antibiotic biosynthesis monooxygenase gives MITEIAQIDVKLGSEKDFEAAVAKAKAAFGRSKGFHGFELHKSIEKPQRYRLMVKWATLENHTVDFRGSENFAEWRGLVGQYFAAPPEVEHTETVLTTE, from the coding sequence ATGATCACCGAGATCGCGCAAATCGACGTCAAGCTGGGCAGCGAGAAGGATTTCGAGGCGGCCGTCGCCAAGGCCAAGGCCGCTTTCGGCCGCTCCAAGGGCTTTCACGGCTTCGAGTTGCACAAGTCGATCGAGAAGCCGCAGCGTTACCGGCTGATGGTGAAATGGGCGACGCTGGAGAACCACACCGTGGACTTCCGCGGCTCGGAGAATTTCGCGGAATGGCGCGGCCTGGTCGGCCAGTATTTTGCCGCGCCCCCCGAGGTCGAGCACACCGAGACCGTGCTGACCACGGAATGA
- a CDS encoding diguanylate cyclase translates to MMSLDSITLYLVATMVAALLGAMMVFFGKQENSPALKWWGTAYLLGAASVALWTAAGDRLGPHLYLALNAVGFVACGMVWNAARVFHGRKPNWPGLVLGALAWVAAATLLDPTASMLRMLVGAGIVSVYAALTASELWTERRKSVQRRWPALVMPVMHGCVLMLPIVIGSVLRPHDAGFSSSIWVTVFAVELILYAVGTVFVIFMLVSERTVTAHRTAASTDPLTGMLNRRGFSEACARVIEREAKAGRPVTVMIFDIDHFKSINDRFGHPAGDEMLKLFSTVVVSNLRISDLSGRIGGEEFAALLPCALEEGVLVAERVREAFETSGVVVDEGPVDTTVSIGVAGGPAGTELEVLLASADTALYQAKRGGRNRVEAAEELPLSLENWRRQSAARIGASQARPVTA, encoded by the coding sequence ATGATGTCGCTCGATAGCATCACGCTCTATTTGGTCGCCACCATGGTCGCCGCACTGCTCGGCGCCATGATGGTGTTTTTCGGCAAGCAGGAGAACAGCCCGGCGCTGAAATGGTGGGGCACCGCCTATCTGCTCGGTGCCGCCTCCGTCGCGTTATGGACCGCGGCGGGCGACAGGCTGGGGCCGCACTTGTACCTCGCGCTGAACGCCGTCGGTTTCGTCGCCTGCGGCATGGTATGGAACGCGGCGCGCGTCTTCCACGGACGCAAGCCGAACTGGCCCGGGCTCGTGCTCGGCGCGCTCGCCTGGGTCGCGGCTGCGACGCTGCTCGATCCCACGGCATCGATGCTGCGCATGCTCGTCGGTGCCGGCATCGTCTCGGTGTACGCGGCGCTGACTGCGAGCGAGCTCTGGACCGAACGGCGCAAGAGCGTGCAACGGCGCTGGCCGGCCCTCGTGATGCCGGTGATGCACGGCTGCGTGTTGATGCTGCCGATCGTGATCGGCAGCGTCCTGCGTCCGCATGATGCCGGCTTCTCCTCGAGCATCTGGGTTACGGTGTTCGCGGTCGAGCTCATCCTCTATGCCGTCGGTACGGTGTTCGTGATCTTCATGCTGGTGTCGGAGCGCACCGTCACCGCGCACCGGACTGCGGCATCGACCGATCCTTTGACCGGTATGCTCAACCGCCGCGGCTTCTCGGAGGCCTGTGCGCGCGTGATCGAGCGCGAGGCCAAGGCCGGGCGGCCCGTGACCGTGATGATCTTCGACATCGACCACTTCAAGTCGATCAACGACCGTTTCGGCCATCCCGCCGGCGACGAGATGCTCAAACTGTTCTCCACCGTCGTGGTCAGCAATTTGCGCATCTCCGACCTTTCGGGCCGCATCGGCGGCGAGGAGTTCGCCGCGCTGTTGCCGTGCGCGCTGGAGGAGGGCGTGCTGGTCGCCGAGCGCGTGCGCGAGGCGTTCGAGACCTCCGGCGTCGTGGTCGACGAAGGTCCGGTCGACACCACCGTCAGCATCGGCGTCGCCGGCGGTCCGGCCGGCACCGAGCTCGAGGTGCTGCTGGCCTCGGCCGACACCGCGCTCTACCAGGCCAAGCGCGGCGGCCGCAACCGCGTCGAGGCGGCCGAGGAGCTGCCGCTGTCGCTGGAGAACTGGCGGCGCCAGAGCGCGGCGCGGATCGGCGCATCGCAGGCGCGTCCGGTCACCGCGTGA